One window of Solwaraspora sp. WMMA2056 genomic DNA carries:
- a CDS encoding calcium-binding protein: MSRYVGIGILVTIGTAIAVVGPAGPAVATHTCDGEAVTISGSGTINGTSGRDVIRGSSGSDIIDGRGGNDVICAGGGVDAVYGGQGADRIFGEGGDDFLWGEGLGVVVTGGADEIWGGTGDDTIYGQVGGDTLRGNEDNDDIYGGDGPDTIFGGINMAETSGAQLDACYGDSGNDTIRSWLTGHPAECEVVVD; the protein is encoded by the coding sequence GTGAGCAGGTACGTAGGTATCGGAATCCTGGTGACCATCGGCACGGCGATCGCGGTGGTCGGACCGGCCGGGCCGGCCGTCGCGACCCACACCTGCGACGGCGAGGCGGTGACCATCAGTGGCTCCGGCACGATCAACGGGACGAGCGGGCGGGACGTGATCCGTGGCTCGTCCGGCAGCGACATCATCGACGGCCGGGGCGGCAACGACGTCATCTGTGCCGGCGGCGGGGTGGACGCCGTCTACGGTGGCCAGGGCGCGGACCGCATCTTCGGAGAGGGCGGAGACGACTTCCTCTGGGGTGAGGGCCTCGGCGTCGTGGTGACCGGTGGCGCCGACGAGATCTGGGGTGGTACCGGCGACGACACCATCTACGGCCAGGTCGGGGGCGACACTCTGCGCGGCAACGAGGACAACGACGACATCTACGGTGGGGACGGGCCCGACACCATCTTCGGTGGGATCAACATGGCCGAGACCAGCGGCGCGCAACTCGACGCCTGCTACGGCGACAGCGGCAACGACACCATCCGGTCCTGGCTGACCGGTCACCCGGCGGAATGCGAGGTCGTCGTCGACTGA
- a CDS encoding DLW-39 family protein — protein MAKKLLIIAAVIGVAALIAKKVKETSDERALWHEATTAPDLR, from the coding sequence ATGGCCAAGAAGCTCCTGATCATCGCGGCGGTCATCGGTGTAGCCGCGCTGATCGCCAAGAAGGTCAAGGAAACCAGCGACGAACGTGCGCTGTGGCACGAGGCGACCACCGCTCCCGACCTGCGCTGA
- a CDS encoding DUF3566 domain-containing protein — protein sequence MTETQAKSGATGASAAPVDEESAAGGPATATGRAAVGRASVPADSPAPKFTRAPGMPPPPDKPADDPGSDAGAEDGSARAGGTGDRATGGALTLGGGAASSGRSATPVTSAPPVSSAPPASSGSGFTGGALGATAASGTATRPGLGVGSTQPLGTVGGTKTGSAPGSRSGLGSPTVRTVGAAGTAAAGSAAVGAARVGGDGARTARPGVSSAASRGPRRARLNLKRIDPWSVMKFSFAVSLVLFIVVIVATSVLYLALDAMGVFESVNTSLGDLIGTGTGEGPTFRVTAQGVIGSAALFGLVNVVLYTALATLGAFIYNVCADLVGGIELTLAERD from the coding sequence ATGACGGAGACCCAGGCGAAGTCGGGGGCCACGGGGGCCTCGGCGGCCCCGGTCGACGAGGAGTCCGCCGCTGGAGGCCCGGCAACGGCCACCGGGCGGGCCGCCGTCGGCCGGGCCAGCGTCCCAGCCGACTCGCCGGCGCCGAAGTTCACCCGGGCTCCGGGCATGCCGCCCCCACCCGACAAGCCCGCCGACGACCCCGGCAGCGACGCCGGTGCCGAGGACGGATCAGCCCGAGCCGGCGGCACCGGCGACCGCGCCACTGGTGGCGCGCTCACGCTTGGCGGCGGTGCCGCCTCGTCCGGAAGGTCGGCCACGCCAGTGACGTCGGCACCTCCAGTTTCCTCCGCCCCACCGGCCAGCTCCGGTAGCGGATTCACCGGCGGGGCACTCGGTGCCACCGCCGCCAGTGGCACCGCCACCCGGCCCGGTCTCGGCGTGGGCTCCACCCAGCCGCTCGGCACGGTGGGTGGCACGAAGACAGGCTCCGCGCCGGGCTCCCGCAGCGGACTCGGATCACCGACCGTACGTACCGTCGGGGCCGCTGGTACGGCGGCGGCCGGCTCCGCCGCCGTCGGCGCGGCACGGGTCGGTGGCGACGGCGCCCGGACCGCCCGCCCCGGAGTCAGCTCGGCGGCGTCGCGCGGTCCCCGCCGTGCCCGGCTGAACCTCAAGCGCATCGACCCGTGGTCGGTGATGAAGTTCTCGTTCGCGGTTTCCCTGGTGCTGTTCATCGTGGTGATCGTGGCGACGTCCGTGCTCTACCTCGCGCTGGACGCGATGGGTGTCTTCGAGAGTGTGAACACCAGCCTCGGTGACCTGATCGGCACCGGTACCGGCGAAGGCCCGACGTTCCGGGTCACCGCCCAGGGTGTGATCGGCAGTGCCGCGCTCTTCGGTCTGGTGAACGTCGTGCTCTACACCGCGCTGGCCACCCTCGGCGCGTTCATCTACAACGTCTGCGCCGACCTGGTCGGCGGGATCGAACTGACCCTGGCCGAGCGGGACTGA
- the gyrA gene encoding intein-containing DNA gyrase subunit A, with protein MTDTPESFDSESDSAAAAAATPAAAAVAGHDRIEPVGLEVEMQRSYLDYAMSVIVGRALPDVRDGLKPVHRKILYAMFDSGYRPDRGYVKCSRVVGDVMGQFHPHGDSAIYDALVRMAQPWSLRYPLVDGNGNFGSPGNDPAAAMRYCVTGDVRVRTADGTVRIDQIAPDAAPSSETEIDLKVRDRNGDLVRADRLFHSGEHPTLRLRTREGYALTGTHNHPVLCLVEVAGVPTLLWKLLSEVRGGDRVAMQRVVADEFGYPMADHVEAALLAGAFVSEGWFSTNRAGFNNVDPEFFARVVAAYDVAVGGRRYVSQRIIASGSTLYELDVQDVAALRQSLLADLVDVRSAGKFVPELIWRGPAAVKRAFLQALFTGDGSSSLLPRGTIAISYSTRSHRLADEVQQLLLEFGVVSRQCEYRNGEIKLVVTNRRDARIFAQRIGFLGRKQDKLRGELRAVPRTSRAMSSDHVPYLADFIRAHGATRWTERDWLRRHNVDRIERWERDRSEILARITEREVRDVVEPLVDGRFYYAEVAEVADAGVQPVYSLRVDTDDHSFVTDGFVSHNTECKLDPLAMEMLRDIDEDTVDFQDNYDGRAKEPVILPARIPNLLINGSEGIAVGMATKIPPHNLREIAAAVQWCLENPEVDEADTLEALLGIVKGPDFPTAGLIVGTTPIQDAYRTGRGSIRMRAVVEVEEDKKGRTALVVTELPYQVNPDNLAERVAELIKEGKIGGIADIRDESSGRTGMRLVLVLKRDAVAKVVLNNLYKHTQLQETFGANMLALVDGVPRTLNLAQFIRYYVEHQIDVIRRRTAYRLRKAEERAHILRGLVKALDMLDEVIALIRRSPTVEDSRQGLMRLLEVDEIQATAILDMQLRRLAALERQKIIDELAKIELEITDLKDILAKPERQRKIVSEELGEIVAKWGDERRTQIVPFDGEVSMEDLIAREDVVVTITRTGYAKRTKVDLYRSQRRGGKGVSGATLRQDDIVSHFFVASTHDWMLFFTNKGRVYRAKAYELPEASRTARGQHVANLLAFQPDEHIAQVIQIPNYQVAPYLVLATRNGLVKKTKLEEFDSNRSGGIIGINLRDADELVGAALASATDDLLLVSKNAQAIRFNATDEALRPMGRATSGVIGMRFTDTDELLAMAVVREGMDLDVLVATNGGYAKRTPIEEYPVQGRGGKGVLTAKITERRGGLVGAVVISPDDELFAITSNGGVIRTPVKPVRRTRDRNTMGVKLMDLPDGVTIVAIARNADEPDEQD; from the coding sequence GTGACGGATACTCCCGAGTCCTTCGACAGCGAGTCGGACAGCGCAGCAGCCGCAGCGGCCACCCCCGCCGCCGCAGCGGTCGCCGGCCACGACCGCATCGAGCCGGTCGGGCTGGAAGTCGAGATGCAGCGCTCCTACCTCGACTACGCGATGAGCGTGATCGTCGGGCGGGCGCTGCCGGACGTACGGGACGGCCTCAAACCCGTCCACCGCAAGATCCTCTACGCGATGTTCGACTCCGGCTACCGGCCGGACCGGGGCTACGTGAAGTGCTCCCGGGTCGTCGGTGACGTGATGGGCCAGTTCCACCCGCACGGCGACTCGGCCATCTACGACGCGCTGGTCCGGATGGCCCAGCCCTGGTCGCTGCGCTACCCACTGGTCGACGGCAACGGCAACTTCGGCTCCCCGGGCAACGATCCGGCTGCGGCGATGCGCTACTGTGTCACCGGCGACGTACGGGTCCGTACTGCGGATGGCACGGTTCGAATCGATCAGATCGCGCCGGACGCCGCGCCCTCCTCCGAGACGGAGATCGACCTCAAGGTCCGCGACCGCAACGGTGACCTGGTCCGCGCTGACCGTCTGTTCCACTCCGGCGAGCATCCGACATTGCGGCTGCGCACCCGCGAAGGCTATGCGCTCACCGGCACCCACAACCATCCGGTGCTCTGCCTGGTCGAGGTCGCCGGCGTCCCGACGCTGCTGTGGAAGCTGCTCAGTGAGGTGCGCGGCGGAGACCGGGTCGCGATGCAGCGGGTGGTTGCCGACGAGTTCGGGTACCCGATGGCGGATCACGTCGAGGCCGCGCTGCTGGCCGGTGCGTTCGTCAGCGAAGGCTGGTTCTCGACCAACCGTGCCGGATTCAACAACGTCGACCCGGAATTCTTCGCCCGGGTGGTCGCCGCCTACGACGTCGCGGTTGGCGGCCGACGGTACGTCAGCCAGCGAATCATCGCCTCCGGCAGCACCCTGTACGAGTTGGACGTGCAGGATGTCGCCGCGTTGCGGCAGAGTCTGCTCGCCGATCTGGTCGACGTCCGCAGCGCCGGCAAGTTCGTCCCCGAGCTGATCTGGCGCGGGCCGGCGGCGGTCAAGCGCGCGTTCCTGCAGGCGTTGTTCACCGGCGACGGGTCGTCGTCGTTGCTGCCACGCGGCACCATTGCGATCAGCTACTCGACCCGCAGCCACCGCCTGGCCGACGAAGTCCAGCAACTGCTGCTCGAATTCGGTGTGGTCAGCCGGCAGTGCGAGTACCGCAACGGCGAGATCAAGCTGGTGGTGACCAACCGGCGAGACGCCCGCATCTTCGCCCAACGGATCGGGTTCCTCGGCCGCAAGCAGGACAAGCTGCGCGGCGAGCTGCGCGCCGTGCCGCGTACCAGTCGTGCGATGTCCAGCGACCACGTTCCCTACCTGGCCGATTTCATCCGCGCGCATGGCGCGACCCGCTGGACGGAGCGTGACTGGCTGCGCCGGCACAACGTCGACCGGATCGAACGGTGGGAGCGTGACCGGTCCGAGATTCTCGCCCGGATCACCGAACGCGAGGTGCGCGACGTCGTCGAGCCGCTGGTCGACGGCCGTTTCTACTACGCCGAGGTCGCCGAGGTCGCCGACGCGGGCGTGCAGCCGGTCTACAGCCTCCGGGTGGACACCGACGACCATTCCTTCGTCACCGACGGATTCGTCAGCCACAACACCGAGTGCAAGCTCGACCCGCTGGCGATGGAGATGCTGCGGGACATCGACGAGGACACCGTCGACTTCCAGGACAACTACGACGGGCGGGCCAAGGAGCCGGTGATCCTGCCGGCCCGGATCCCCAACCTGCTGATCAACGGCTCCGAGGGCATCGCGGTCGGTATGGCCACCAAGATCCCGCCGCACAACCTGCGGGAGATCGCGGCGGCGGTGCAGTGGTGTCTGGAGAACCCGGAGGTCGACGAGGCCGACACGCTCGAAGCACTGCTCGGGATCGTCAAGGGTCCGGACTTCCCGACCGCCGGGCTGATCGTCGGCACCACGCCGATCCAGGACGCATACCGGACCGGTCGTGGCTCGATCCGGATGCGGGCCGTGGTCGAGGTCGAGGAGGACAAGAAGGGGCGGACCGCGCTCGTCGTCACCGAGCTGCCGTACCAGGTCAACCCGGACAACCTCGCCGAGCGGGTCGCCGAACTGATCAAGGAAGGCAAGATCGGCGGGATCGCCGACATCCGCGACGAGTCGTCCGGGCGTACCGGTATGCGGCTGGTGCTGGTGCTCAAGCGGGACGCCGTCGCCAAGGTGGTGCTCAACAACCTCTACAAGCACACCCAGCTGCAGGAGACGTTCGGCGCCAACATGCTGGCGCTCGTCGACGGGGTGCCGCGCACGCTGAACCTGGCGCAGTTCATCCGCTACTACGTCGAGCACCAGATCGACGTGATCCGCCGGCGGACCGCGTACCGGCTGCGTAAGGCCGAGGAGCGGGCGCACATCCTGCGGGGTCTGGTCAAGGCGCTGGACATGCTCGACGAGGTGATCGCACTGATCCGGCGCTCGCCGACGGTCGAGGACTCCCGCCAGGGTCTGATGCGGTTGCTCGAGGTCGACGAGATCCAGGCCACCGCGATCCTGGACATGCAGCTGCGCCGGCTCGCCGCGCTGGAGCGCCAGAAGATCATCGACGAGCTCGCCAAGATCGAGCTGGAGATCACCGACCTCAAGGACATCCTGGCCAAGCCGGAGCGGCAGCGGAAGATCGTCTCCGAGGAGTTGGGCGAGATCGTCGCCAAGTGGGGCGACGAGCGACGGACGCAGATCGTGCCGTTCGACGGCGAGGTCTCGATGGAGGACCTGATCGCCCGCGAGGACGTGGTGGTCACCATCACCCGGACCGGGTACGCCAAGCGGACCAAGGTCGACCTCTACCGCTCACAGCGTCGGGGCGGCAAGGGCGTCAGCGGGGCGACGCTACGCCAGGACGACATCGTCAGCCACTTCTTCGTTGCGTCCACCCATGACTGGATGCTGTTCTTCACCAACAAGGGCCGGGTGTACCGGGCCAAGGCGTACGAGCTGCCGGAGGCGTCGCGTACCGCCCGCGGCCAGCACGTCGCCAACCTGCTGGCCTTCCAGCCGGACGAGCACATCGCCCAGGTCATCCAGATCCCGAACTACCAGGTGGCGCCCTACCTGGTGCTGGCCACCCGTAACGGTCTGGTCAAGAAGACCAAGCTGGAGGAGTTCGACTCCAACCGGTCCGGCGGGATCATCGGCATCAACCTGCGTGATGCCGACGAGCTGGTCGGCGCCGCCCTGGCCTCGGCGACCGACGATCTGCTGCTGGTCTCCAAGAACGCCCAGGCGATCCGGTTCAACGCCACCGACGAGGCGCTGCGGCCGATGGGCCGGGCCACCTCCGGGGTGATCGGGATGCGGTTCACCGACACGGACGAGTTGCTGGCAATGGCGGTCGTCCGTGAAGGTATGGACCTGGATGTTTTGGTGGCCACCAACGGCGGGTACGCGAAGCGCACCCCGATCGAGGAGTATCCGGTCCAGGGCCGGGGAGGCAAGGGCGTGCTGACTGCCAAGATCACCGAACGCCGCGGTGGTCTGGTCGGTGCGGTCGTGATCAGTCCGGATGACGAGCTCTTCGCGATCACCAGCAACGGTGGCGTGATCCGGACTCCGGTGAAGCCTGTACGACGTACGCGGGATCGGAACACAATGGGGGTCAAGCTCATGGACCTCCCGGACGGCGTGACCATCGTGGCGATTGCTCGCAATGCCGACGAGCCTGACGAACAGGACTAG
- the gyrB gene encoding DNA topoisomerase (ATP-hydrolyzing) subunit B translates to MSAQKKQEYGAESITVLEGLEAVRKRPGMYIGSTGERGLHHLVWEVVDNAVDEALAGHCDTIDVVLLADGGVRVTDNGRGFPVDLHPKLGKPGVEVALTVLHAGGKFDGKAYAVSGGLHGVGVSVVNALSVKMEVEIHKDGHVWRQQYHNSKPTPLDKGEATNRTGSAVAFWPDPTIFETTEYAFETIYRRLQEMAFLNRGLTIQLRDERATDEDGKHREVTFCYKGGISDFVRHLNNSKNPIHKSVVEFGAEEEGMSVEIAMQWNESYGESVYTFANTINTHEGGTHEEGFRSALTSVVNKYATDKKLLKGDEKLSGEDIREGLAAIISVKLANPQFEGQTKTKLGNTPVKSFVQRVCNEWLVDWLDRNPAEGKMIITKATQAARARIAAQQARKLARRKSLLESGSMPGKLADCQSTDPRESEVFIVEGDSAGGSAKQGRDPRTQAILPIRGKILNVEKARIDRVLKNNEVQALITALGTGIHDDFDIEKLRYHKIVLMADADVDGQHIQTLLLTLLFRFMRPLVELGHVYLAAPPLYKIKWNRKGDDAQYAYSDRERDGLIALRQQKKPNAKPDDIQRFKGLGEMNYPELWDTTMNPATRTLRQVTLDDAATADELFSVLMGEDVEARRSFIQRNAKDVRFLDI, encoded by the coding sequence GTGTCAGCGCAGAAGAAGCAGGAGTACGGCGCCGAGTCGATCACCGTGCTGGAGGGCCTGGAGGCCGTCCGCAAGCGGCCGGGTATGTACATCGGCTCCACCGGTGAACGTGGCCTGCACCACCTGGTCTGGGAGGTCGTGGACAACGCGGTCGACGAGGCGCTGGCGGGCCACTGCGACACCATCGACGTGGTGCTGCTGGCCGACGGCGGGGTGCGGGTCACCGACAACGGCCGTGGCTTTCCAGTGGACCTGCACCCGAAGCTGGGCAAGCCGGGGGTCGAGGTCGCGCTGACCGTGCTGCACGCCGGTGGCAAGTTCGACGGCAAGGCGTACGCGGTCTCCGGCGGTCTGCACGGTGTCGGTGTCTCGGTGGTGAACGCACTCTCCGTGAAGATGGAGGTGGAGATCCACAAGGACGGCCACGTCTGGCGTCAGCAGTACCACAACTCCAAGCCGACACCCCTGGACAAGGGCGAGGCGACCAACCGGACAGGGTCCGCGGTCGCCTTCTGGCCGGATCCGACGATCTTCGAGACCACCGAGTACGCCTTCGAGACGATCTACCGTCGGTTGCAGGAGATGGCGTTCCTGAACCGAGGGTTGACCATCCAGCTGCGCGACGAGCGGGCGACCGACGAGGACGGCAAGCACCGCGAGGTCACCTTCTGCTACAAGGGCGGCATCTCGGACTTCGTCCGTCACCTCAACAACTCCAAGAACCCGATCCACAAGAGTGTGGTGGAGTTCGGGGCCGAGGAGGAGGGCATGTCGGTCGAGATCGCCATGCAGTGGAACGAGTCGTACGGCGAGTCGGTCTACACCTTCGCGAACACCATCAACACCCACGAGGGTGGCACCCACGAAGAGGGCTTCCGGTCCGCCCTGACCAGCGTGGTCAACAAGTACGCGACCGACAAGAAGCTGCTCAAGGGCGACGAGAAGCTCTCCGGCGAGGACATCCGGGAAGGGCTCGCCGCGATCATCTCGGTCAAGCTGGCCAACCCGCAGTTCGAGGGGCAGACCAAGACCAAGCTGGGCAACACCCCGGTGAAGAGTTTCGTGCAGCGGGTGTGCAACGAGTGGCTGGTGGACTGGCTGGACCGCAACCCGGCCGAAGGCAAGATGATCATCACGAAGGCGACCCAGGCGGCGCGCGCCCGGATCGCCGCCCAGCAGGCGCGCAAGCTGGCCCGGCGCAAGTCGCTGCTGGAGTCCGGGTCGATGCCGGGCAAGCTGGCCGACTGTCAGTCGACCGATCCGCGCGAGTCCGAGGTCTTCATCGTCGAGGGTGACTCGGCCGGCGGTTCGGCCAAGCAGGGGCGGGATCCACGGACCCAGGCGATCCTGCCGATCCGGGGCAAGATCCTCAACGTGGAGAAGGCCCGGATCGACCGGGTGCTGAAGAACAACGAGGTCCAGGCGCTGATCACCGCGCTGGGCACCGGCATCCACGACGACTTCGACATCGAGAAGCTGCGGTACCACAAGATCGTGCTGATGGCCGACGCCGACGTCGACGGTCAGCACATCCAGACGCTGCTGCTGACGTTGCTGTTCCGGTTCATGCGGCCACTGGTCGAGCTCGGCCACGTCTACCTGGCGGCGCCGCCGCTGTACAAGATCAAATGGAACCGCAAGGGCGACGACGCGCAGTACGCCTACTCCGACCGCGAGCGTGACGGTCTGATCGCGCTGCGGCAGCAGAAGAAGCCGAACGCCAAGCCGGACGACATCCAGCGGTTCAAGGGTCTGGGTGAGATGAACTACCCGGAGCTGTGGGACACCACGATGAACCCGGCGACGCGTACGCTGCGTCAGGTGACTCTGGACGACGCCGCAACCGCCGACGAGTTGTTCAGCGTCCTGATGGGTGAGGACGTCGAGGCGCGACGGTCGTTCATCCAGCGCAACGCCAAGGACGTCCGGTTCCTGGACATCTAG
- a CDS encoding DciA family protein, with translation MPAEPTPTDPTRRQPAPSPRQAKGRQPKAQDRQPAAEPAAAEQPVVLPPPSTGPQLARAVLDAARARREAGRSRRGAGDGRGGSAGAGAGSGRRLRGYSGPGPDPRDPQLFGDVLARLVAARGWQRPTAEATVFGAWERVVGAEIATHCRPVKLEDGELTVEAESTAWATQLRLLARSLLHRIAKEVGHNVVRKLHIHGPAAPSWSKGPRRVRGRGPRDTYG, from the coding sequence ATGCCGGCTGAACCGACACCGACCGATCCGACGCGTCGGCAGCCCGCACCGTCCCCTCGGCAGGCAAAGGGCCGGCAGCCTAAGGCTCAGGACCGGCAGCCGGCTGCCGAGCCGGCTGCGGCGGAGCAGCCGGTGGTCCTGCCGCCGCCGTCGACCGGCCCGCAGCTGGCCCGCGCGGTGCTCGACGCCGCCCGGGCCCGTCGGGAGGCAGGGCGGTCGCGGCGTGGTGCGGGCGACGGCCGGGGCGGATCCGCTGGTGCGGGAGCCGGCAGCGGGCGACGGCTGCGCGGCTACTCGGGACCGGGGCCGGATCCTCGGGATCCGCAGCTGTTCGGCGACGTACTGGCCCGGTTGGTGGCTGCCCGCGGCTGGCAGCGGCCGACCGCCGAGGCGACCGTCTTCGGGGCCTGGGAGCGGGTGGTCGGCGCGGAGATAGCCACCCACTGCCGGCCGGTCAAGCTCGAGGACGGTGAGCTGACCGTCGAGGCGGAGTCGACCGCCTGGGCGACCCAGCTGCGGCTGCTCGCCCGGTCTCTACTGCATCGGATCGCCAAGGAGGTCGGCCACAACGTGGTCCGCAAGCTGCACATCCACGGTCCGGCCGCGCCGTCGTGGTCGAAAGGGCCACGGCGGGTCCGGGGCCGAGGGCCCCGCGACACGTACGGCTGA
- the recF gene encoding DNA replication/repair protein RecF: protein MYVRRLELINFRSYERVDVTFDPGGSVLVGPNGVGKTNLVEALGYLATLGSHRVATDAPLVRVGADSAIIRCLIMHDQRELLVELEIVPGRANRARLGRSPARRARDVLGALRLVLFAPEDLEIVRGDPAERRRYLDDLLVARLPRFAGVRADYDRVVKQRNALLRSAYLARKTGGTRGGDLSTLDVWDTHLARHGAELLAGRLELVDALAPHVAKAYAAVAAGSAPAGIAYRCAVDLPAADGGARLPDRAALESALRTALQEARRSEVERGVTLVGPHRDDLNLTIGDLPVKGYASHGETWSCALALRLAAYDLLRGEGIEPVLVLDDVFAELDTGRRERLADLVAGASQLLVTCAVADDVPVALRGARFEVFPGGVRHAG from the coding sequence GTGTACGTCCGTCGGCTCGAACTGATCAACTTCCGCTCGTACGAGCGGGTCGACGTCACCTTCGATCCGGGTGGCAGCGTCCTGGTCGGGCCGAACGGGGTCGGCAAGACCAACCTCGTCGAGGCGCTCGGCTACCTGGCCACCCTGGGCAGCCACCGGGTGGCCACCGACGCGCCGCTGGTGCGGGTCGGGGCCGACAGTGCGATCATCCGCTGCCTGATCATGCACGACCAGCGGGAGCTGCTGGTGGAGCTGGAGATCGTGCCGGGCCGGGCGAACCGGGCCCGGCTGGGGCGGTCCCCGGCCCGGCGGGCCCGCGACGTGCTCGGCGCGCTGCGGCTGGTGCTGTTCGCCCCCGAGGACCTGGAGATCGTCCGAGGGGATCCGGCCGAACGCCGCCGCTACCTCGACGACCTGCTGGTGGCCCGACTGCCCCGGTTCGCCGGCGTCCGGGCCGACTACGACCGGGTGGTCAAGCAGCGCAACGCGCTGCTGCGCAGCGCCTACCTGGCCCGCAAGACCGGTGGTACGCGCGGCGGCGACCTGAGCACCCTGGACGTGTGGGACACCCACCTGGCCCGGCACGGCGCCGAGCTACTGGCCGGCCGGCTGGAGCTGGTCGACGCCCTGGCCCCGCACGTGGCCAAGGCGTACGCGGCGGTCGCCGCCGGGTCCGCGCCAGCCGGCATCGCCTACCGGTGTGCCGTCGACCTGCCGGCCGCCGACGGCGGCGCCCGTCTGCCGGACCGGGCCGCGTTGGAGTCGGCACTGCGTACGGCACTGCAGGAGGCGCGGCGCAGCGAGGTGGAGCGCGGTGTCACCCTGGTCGGACCGCACCGCGACGACCTGAACCTGACAATCGGCGACCTGCCGGTCAAGGGGTACGCCAGCCACGGGGAGACCTGGTCGTGCGCGCTGGCGCTGCGGCTCGCCGCGTACGACCTGTTGCGTGGCGAGGGAATCGAGCCGGTGCTGGTCCTCGACGACGTCTTCGCCGAGCTGGACACCGGCCGCCGGGAGCGGTTGGCCGATCTGGTGGCCGGTGCCAGCCAGCTGCTGGTGACCTGTGCCGTCGCCGACGACGTACCGGTAGCGTTGCGCGGAGCACGCTTCGAAGTCTTCCCGGGAGGTGTCCGGCATGCCGGCTGA
- the gnd gene encoding phosphogluconate dehydrogenase (NAD(+)-dependent, decarboxylating) has protein sequence MQLGIIGLGRMGGNMRDRLRDAGHQAYGYDRDPAVSDVGSLAELVDRLDAPRAVWTMVPAPVTSSVVDELCGLLAPDDLVIDGGNSRFSDDAPRAARLAEHGIGYLDVGVSGGVWGRQAGYGLMVGGDAEHVRRMMPIFDALKPPGEHGFAHAGPVGAGHYAKMVHNGVEYALMHAYAEGYELMLQSDLITDVPGVIKSWREGTVVRSWLLDLLDAALDEDPQLAALRGYAEDTGEGRWTVEEAIRLGVPMNVIAASLFARFTSRQDDSPAMKAVAALRNQFGGHAVQSSP, from the coding sequence GTGCAGTTGGGCATCATCGGCCTGGGCCGAATGGGCGGCAACATGCGGGACCGGCTGCGCGACGCCGGCCACCAGGCGTACGGCTACGACCGGGATCCGGCGGTGAGCGACGTCGGCAGCCTCGCCGAGCTGGTCGACCGACTCGACGCCCCGCGCGCGGTCTGGACCATGGTGCCGGCACCGGTGACCTCGTCGGTCGTCGACGAGCTGTGCGGTCTGCTGGCCCCCGACGATCTGGTGATCGACGGTGGCAACTCGCGGTTCAGCGACGACGCGCCGCGCGCCGCCCGGCTGGCCGAGCACGGCATCGGCTATCTCGACGTCGGCGTCTCCGGCGGGGTCTGGGGTCGGCAGGCCGGCTACGGCCTGATGGTCGGCGGCGACGCCGAGCACGTACGGCGGATGATGCCGATCTTCGACGCGCTCAAGCCGCCCGGCGAGCACGGCTTCGCCCACGCCGGCCCGGTCGGTGCCGGCCACTACGCGAAGATGGTGCACAACGGCGTCGAGTACGCGTTGATGCACGCCTACGCCGAGGGCTACGAGCTGATGCTGCAGTCCGACCTCATCACCGACGTGCCCGGGGTGATCAAGTCGTGGCGCGAGGGCACCGTGGTGCGGTCCTGGCTGCTGGACCTGCTCGACGCGGCCCTCGACGAGGACCCGCAGCTGGCCGCGTTGCGCGGCTACGCCGAGGACACCGGTGAGGGGCGCTGGACGGTCGAGGAGGCGATCCGGCTCGGGGTGCCGATGAACGTGATCGCCGCGTCGCTGTTCGCCCGCTTCACCTCCCGGCAGGACGACTCCCCGGCGATGAAGGCGGTGGCCGCGCTGCGTAACCAGTTCGGCGGGCACGCCGTCCAGTCCAGCCCCTGA